Within the Candidatus Binatia bacterium genome, the region GGGCAGCGATGAAGCGTTCGGTCGGTATCGCGTTGGTATTGATCCTGGCAGCACTTCCCGCCGCGGCCGCCTCGCCACGAGGTAAGGCGTCAGCCAAGAAAGCCGGTCCGGCACTGACGGCAGACAGTCAGCCCTGTTACAAGTGCCATTCGCAAAACACGCCGGTCATTGCGCAGCAGTGGGCGCAATCCAAACACGCAACCATCGGGGTCGGCTGCTACGAATGTCATCAGGCCGAAGCGGGCGATGCCGACGCGTTCACCCACTTCGGCCGCACGATCGCCACCATCGTCACTCCGAAGGATTGCGGCACGTGCCATGTGGCGGAGACCGAAGAGTTCACGCAAAGCCATCACGCCCAGGCCGCGCAGTTCATCGGCTCGCTCGACAATGTGCTCGGTGAAATGGCGGAAGGCTCGCTGGCCGCCGCCAACGGCTGCTGGCAGTGCCACGGCTCGACGGTGCGCCTGGTCACCGGCGCCGACGGCACCCCGGTGAAGGATGAAAGCGGCAAGCCGAAGATCGACCCGCTCACCTGGCCAAACACCGGCATCGGACGCGTCAACCTCGACGGCAGCCGCGGTTCCTGCTCGGCCTGCCACTCACGCCACATCTTCAGCCGCGCCGTGGCCCGGTACCCCGACACCTGCGGCAAGTGCCATATGGGGCCGGACCATCCGCAGATCGAAATCTTCAACGAGTCGAAGCACGGCATCGCCTTTCACGCGCGCCAGGCCGACATGCACCTCGACAGCGAGTCATGGATCGTGGGCAAGGATTACAGCGCCGCCCCGACCTGCTCGACCTGCCACATGAGCGCCACCAAATCGCTGGCCGTGACTCACGACGTGGGCGCGCGCATCAGCTGGACGCTGCGGCCGGTGATCTCCAAGAAACTGGAGCGCTGGGAAGAGCGCCGCGCCAACATGCAGGCCGTGTGCGGCAACTGCCACGGGCCGGATTTCGTCAAGGCCTTCTACACGCAGTTCGACAAGACCGTCGAGCTGTACAACGACAAGTTCGCCAAACCGGCACAGCAGATCATGGACGTCTTACGCGCCAAGCAGAAGATCACGCCCGACCCGTTTGACGACAAGATCGAGTGGACCTTCTACCTGCTCTGGCACCACGAAGGGCGGCGCGCCCGCATGGGCGTCTCCATGCAAGGGCCGGATTACACCCAGTGGCACGGCTTCTTCGAGGTCGCCCAGCGCTTCTACTTCGAGCTGATCCCGGAAGCGCAGGCACTGGCCGGCGACGATCCGGACGTCAAGAAGGTCATCGACGACATTCTGAACCAGCCCGAGCATGCCTGGCGCAAGGGCTTGGGTCCGGAGGACCGGCAGAAGATCCTGGACTTTTACAAGCAACGCTACGGCGAGTGAGAAGAGCCGCGGCATTGCCCAACCTCATTTACGCCGTCAAGGAAGCCGCGCGCCGTTACGAGCTGGAGGCAGGGTTGAGTTTCCCCTTGGACCCGAAGCGTCCCGAGTGGTACCAGAAGTTTCCCATGGGGTGAGGTTCTCCCCTTCCCTTGCCAATGTCCACGACGTGTTTCGTCACCGGCGCCGGCGGTTTTGTCGGGCGGGCCTTGGTCAACAGCCTCTTGGCACAGGGGAACCACGTCCGCGCCTTGGACGTGCGATTTTCCGGCGATTGGCCTGACGACGCCACCCGACTGCGGGGCGACATCCGTGACCGCTCGCTCCTGGAGCAGGGCTGTCGCGATGCCGAGTTCGTGTTCCATTGCGCCGCGCTGCTGCCGCAACGGCAGGCCGCCGCGGCGGTGATGCGGCTGACGAACGTCGAAGGCGCTGGACATCTCTTCAACGCGGCCCTTCGTGCCCGTGTTTCGCGTGTGGTGATGCTCTCGAGCACGGAGGTGTACGGCGTACCTGCCACGGTGCCGTGCCCGGAAGACGCGCCGCAACGTCCGCTGGGTGAGTACGGCCGCAACAAGGTCGAAGCCGAACAGCTCGCCAGAGACGCGAACGATCGTGGGTTACAGGTCGTGATCCTGCGCCCAACCACCGTGGTGGGCCCGACAATGACCGATCGCGTGCTGCTCACAACGCTGACGGCCTTGCACAAAGGGTGGCCCATCGTTGTGCCCGGCGGGCATGGGCGTTTTCAGATGGTGGCGCTCAGCGACCTGGTGGAGGCGTGCCTGGCCGCGAGCCGCGCGACCGGCGTTGCCGGTGAGGCATTCAACATCGGCGCCGATGCCGTTCCGTCGCAGCAGCAGGTGTTCCGCGAGCTCCGCACCCGCGTGAGCTCGTGGTCGCCGGTCATCCCCGTACCCAGATCGCTGCTGCGTGGGCTTTCCCGTCTCTTGCTGGCGCTCGGGCGGTCACCCCTCGAGCCGGAGCATATTCCAATCGCGCTGACCGATTACGTGTTCGACATTCGCAAAGCATGGGACCGGCTCGGCTGGCGTCCCGCCAAGGGCAACGTGGACGCGCTGGCGGACGCGTACCGGTGGCTGGCTGGCGGAGTCAGGCGGCGCGCCAAATAGGATCGTCCGACATCCACTCCCGCCGCCCGGACCCTCTCCCGGAGGGCGAGGAAGCCCACCTTACTCGCCGATGATCTTGATCAGCACGCGCTTGCTGCGGTTGCCGTCGAATTCGCCATAGAAGATCTGCTCCCACGGCCCGAAGTCGAGCGCGCCGTCGGTCACCGCCACCACCACCTCGCGTCCCATCACCTGGCGCTTGTGGTGCGCATCACCGTTGTCCTCGCCGGTGCGGTTGTGATGGTAGCGTTTCGGACTGGAATCGTACGGCGCCAGTTGCTCCAGCCAGCGAGCGAAGTCGTCATGCAGGCCTGGCTCGTCGTCGTTGATGAAGACGCTCGAGGTGATGTGCATGGAGTTCACCAGACACAGGCCTTCCTGAATGCCGCTCTCCACCAGCGCCTCCTGTACCCGCGGCGTGATGTTAATGAAGGCCATTCGCTTCTTCACATGGAGCGGAAGGACTTTCCTGAAGCTACGCATGCGGCAATAGTGGCGCGCTGGGAATCGACATGCAACCCGTGGACTTCGGCGCCCGCAAAACGCGTTGCAGTTGCGCTCAGGGCGATGATGAGCTTGGTGAACCGCTAAGCGTGCCACTCCGGAGCCCCTTCCACCTGCCGATTCCGCGCCGAAGAGGGTTTGAAGAGGGGTCTTTCGCTACCTTCGGAACCGTGACATTCTGAGTACTTACTCACGAAGGGAGGAGGAACATCTAATGACCTACGAAGCGAAGACACGGTTGAAACCCGCCGGGCTTGCCGGCATCTCCGAGGAACAAATCGCGCAACACTGGCGTCTCTACGAGGGCTACGTCACTCAGGTCAACGCGCTCCGCAAGGAGCTCGAAACACTCGCCAAAGATGGGAAAGGCGCGACACCGGCGTGCGCCGACCGCCGCCGCCGTCTCGGTTTCGAGTATAATGGCATGGTCTTGCACGAGTACTACTTCGGGAATCTCAAGGCCAAGGTTTCCGAACCCGGCGCCACCGGCGCGCTCAAGAAGGCCCTCACGGACCAATTCGGCACCTTCGATGCCTTCAAAGACGATTTCGTCAACACCGGTGCCAGCCGCTCCATCGGCTGGGCGATCCTGTACCTGGATCCTGCCACCGGGATCTTGAACAATCATTTCGTGCAGCTGCACGAAGAGGGCAACATCGCGGGCTTCGTACCCATCCTCGTCATGGACGTGTGGGAACACGCTTACATGGTCGACTACGGCGCCGGGGGCCGGGCGCAGTACATCAAGGCGTTTTTCAGCAACGTGAACTGGCCTGTCGTGGAAAAGCGATTCGTCGAAGCAACGGAAAAGAAGATCCCCGCACGATTCTGAAGTGCCGCTACCGGCGCGACCGGTCAGCCGGTCGCGCCGTGCTTCAATGACTACTCAAGACTCCGGACCAGTCAGCCGCCCCCTCATTTCGCGTACTGGATGTTGGCCGAGACCAAGGTGTTGGTGACCGCCTGGTTGATGGCGCCAAAGGCGCTGGCCAGTCCGTGACAGCGGCCGTTGCCCTGGCGGAGCCAGAGTTGTATCAATCGCCTCACCATGTTCGAACTCGACGAAACGCAGCGGATGCTGGAAAGCGCGATCCGGATGTGGTGCGAGGAGAATCTTGCGCCTGCAGTGCCGGCCTTGGAAGCGGGGGAGATGCTTCCTTATGAACTGATCCGACGCTTGGCGCGCGACCTCGCGATTTCCACGCCCCTGGTCATGATGGCAGAGCGGCGCAGTGCGAAGTTGCGCCGCGGCACAAGCGCAGGCAGCGGTGCCGCTGACGCCCAGGACAGCGCCGGCAGCGGCTTCGGTGGCGATCCGATGCTCACCAGCGTTCTCCTGAAGGAGATCTCTCGCATTTCACCGGGATTTGGCATGGCGTTCATCGCCACCCTCGGCTGCGCCATGACCATCCTCTCACGC harbors:
- a CDS encoding multiheme c-type cytochrome → AAMKRSVGIALVLILAALPAAAASPRGKASAKKAGPALTADSQPCYKCHSQNTPVIAQQWAQSKHATIGVGCYECHQAEAGDADAFTHFGRTIATIVTPKDCGTCHVAETEEFTQSHHAQAAQFIGSLDNVLGEMAEGSLAAANGCWQCHGSTVRLVTGADGTPVKDESGKPKIDPLTWPNTGIGRVNLDGSRGSCSACHSRHIFSRAVARYPDTCGKCHMGPDHPQIEIFNESKHGIAFHARQADMHLDSESWIVGKDYSAAPTCSTCHMSATKSLAVTHDVGARISWTLRPVISKKLERWEERRANMQAVCGNCHGPDFVKAFYTQFDKTVELYNDKFAKPAQQIMDVLRAKQKITPDPFDDKIEWTFYLLWHHEGRRARMGVSMQGPDYTQWHGFFEVAQRFYFELIPEAQALAGDDPDVKKVIDDILNQPEHAWRKGLGPEDRQKILDFYKQRYGE
- a CDS encoding NAD(P)-dependent oxidoreductase; the encoded protein is MSTTCFVTGAGGFVGRALVNSLLAQGNHVRALDVRFSGDWPDDATRLRGDIRDRSLLEQGCRDAEFVFHCAALLPQRQAAAAVMRLTNVEGAGHLFNAALRARVSRVVMLSSTEVYGVPATVPCPEDAPQRPLGEYGRNKVEAEQLARDANDRGLQVVILRPTTVVGPTMTDRVLLTTLTALHKGWPIVVPGGHGRFQMVALSDLVEACLAASRATGVAGEAFNIGADAVPSQQQVFRELRTRVSSWSPVIPVPRSLLRGLSRLLLALGRSPLEPEHIPIALTDYVFDIRKAWDRLGWRPAKGNVDALADAYRWLAGGVRRRAK
- a CDS encoding secondary thiamine-phosphate synthase enzyme YjbQ codes for the protein MRSFRKVLPLHVKKRMAFINITPRVQEALVESGIQEGLCLVNSMHITSSVFINDDEPGLHDDFARWLEQLAPYDSSPKRYHHNRTGEDNGDAHHKRQVMGREVVVAVTDGALDFGPWEQIFYGEFDGNRSKRVLIKIIGE
- a CDS encoding superoxide dismutase, yielding MTYEAKTRLKPAGLAGISEEQIAQHWRLYEGYVTQVNALRKELETLAKDGKGATPACADRRRRLGFEYNGMVLHEYYFGNLKAKVSEPGATGALKKALTDQFGTFDAFKDDFVNTGASRSIGWAILYLDPATGILNNHFVQLHEEGNIAGFVPILVMDVWEHAYMVDYGAGGRAQYIKAFFSNVNWPVVEKRFVEATEKKIPARF